In a genomic window of Glycine max cultivar Williams 82 chromosome 13, Glycine_max_v4.0, whole genome shotgun sequence:
- the LOC100810089 gene encoding enoyl-[acyl-carrier-protein] reductase, mitochondrial, protein MLRHLGVHAPRLAFNFKSSLIHGGRGKTLTTRAFSSSAAVSPPSKAIVYEAHGEPDTVTKLVEVPAVEVKEKDVCVKMLAAPINPSDINRIQGVYPVRPEPPAVGGYEGVGEVHSVGSSVTSLSPGDWVIPSPPSFGTWQTYIVNDEKVWHKIEKGVPMEYAATITVNPLTALLMLEHCVTLNSGDAIVQNGATSMVGQCVIQIAKSRGIHNINIIRDRPGVDEVKERLKNLGADEVSTESELEVKNVKSLLGGIPEPVLGFNCVGGNAASLVLKFLRQGGTMVTYGGMSKKPVSVSTSSFIFKDISLRGFWLQKWLSTDKAEESRGMIDRLLSLVQEGKLKYKMDLAPFEDFNTALDKALGKLGSQPKQVIKF, encoded by the exons ATGTTGCGACACTTGGGCGTTCACGCGCCGCGTTTGGCCTTCAACTTCAAGTCGAGTTTAATTCACGGTGGCAGAGGCAAAACATTAACCACACGCGCATTCTCGTCCTCCGCCGCCGTATCGCCGCCGTCGAAGGCGATCGTGTACGAGGCGCACGGGGAACCGGACACGGTGACGAAGTTGGTGGAGGTTCCagcggtggaagtgaaagaaaaaGACGTGTGTGTGAAGATGCTAGCTGCTCCTATCAACCCCTCCGATATAAATAGAATACAGGGCGTTTATCCGGTGCGGCCAGAACCACCGGCAGTGGGTGGGTACGAAGGCGTTGGAGAGGTTCACTCTGTGGGCTCCTCAGTTACTTCTCTCTCTCCCGGTGACTGGGTTATTCCCTCTCCACCATCTTTCG GGACGTGGCAGACTTATATTGTGAATGATGAGAAAGTTTGGCACAAGATAGAGAAGGGTGTGCCTATGGAATATGCTGCTACAATTACAGTTAATCCCTTGACTGCACTTCTCATGCTTGAACACTGCGTTACTTTGAACTCAG GAGATGCTATTGTGCAAAATGGGGCTACCAGCATGGTTGGCCAGTGTGTCATTCAGATTGCAAAATCACGTGGCATTCACAATATCAATATTATAAGGGACAG GCCTGGGGTCGACGAAGTAAAAGAAAGGCTTAAGAATTTGGGTGCTGATGAAGTTTCCACTGAGAGCGAATTGGAAGTGAAGAATGTCAAGAGTCTCCTG GGTGGTATACCTGAACCTGTTTTGGGATTTAACTGTGTTGGTGGCAATGCTGCTTCTCTGGTACTCAAATTTTTGAG ACAGGGAGGAACTATGGTGACTTATGGTGGAATGTCTAAAAAACCTGTCTCTGTGTCAACATCATCCTTCATATTTAAG GATATTTCCTTGAGGGGATTTTGGCTGCAGAAGTGGTTGAGCACAGATAAAGCTGAAGAGAGCAGAGGAATGATAGACAGACTTTTGAGTCTTGTACAAGAAGGAAAGTTAAAATACAA GATGGATTTGGCTCCATTTGAGGATTTCAACACAGCATTGGATAAAGCTCTGGGAAAACTTGGGAGCCAACCTAAGCAAGTGATCAAATTCTAG
- the LOC100807405 gene encoding uncharacterized protein YKR070W isoform X1, producing the protein MSFQLLTKARKRTVFSYLLSRAFSHRSERACRPTFGIAFDIDGVLLLGNSPVGGSPGALKRLYDADGKLKIPYVFLTNGGGYPEAKRAFELSKLLGINVTPSQVLQGHSPFKQLVKRFENDLIVAVGKGEPAAVMTEYGFRYVLSIDEYASCFENIDPLAPYKKWTTKLAVTQNAKFNESVPRNDVFSKRVQAAFVVSDPVDWSRDIQVLCDILKTGGLPGRNVGPQPHIYFANDDLEYQTKFPSERLGMGAFRIALESIFNRIHPQSLEYTSFGKPHPSVFKNAEILLEKLVASLYDDFYDINHDNTSYFKTLYMIGDNPAVDIKGARQTGHPWFSILTRTGVFKGKENHDKFSADLVVDTVEEAVDYILTKECAS; encoded by the exons ATGAGCTTCCAACTCTTAACCAAGGCGAGAAAGCGAACTGTGTTTTCATATCTACTCTCACGCGCATTCTCTCACCGATCGGAACG AGCTTGCAGGCCTACATTTGGCATCGCTTTCGACATCGACGGTGTCCTTTTGCTCGGAAACTCCCCCGTCGGTGGCTCTCCCGGAGCACTGAAAAGATTATACGACGCCGATG GTAAATTGAAAATCCCTTACGTTTTCCTCACTAATG GTGGTGGCTATCCTGAAGCTAAAAGAGCTTTTGAACTAAGTAAACTGTTGGGTATAAATGTCACACCTTCGCAG GTTTTACAGGGCCATTCTCCATTTAAACAATTGGTCAAGAG ATTTGAGAACGATCTCATTGTTGCTGTGGGAAAAGGGGAACCTGCAGCTGTGATGACAGAATATGGTTTTAG ATATGTTCTTTCAATTGATGAATATGCCTCATGCTTTGAAAACATTGATCCACTGGCTCCATACAAGAAATGGACAACCAAGCTGGCTGTTACACAGAATGCAAAGTTCAATGAGAGTGTTCCAAGGAATGATGTCTTCTCTAAAAGGGTTCAAGCAGCATTTGTAGTTAGTGACCCTGTTGATTGGAGCAGGGACATTCAG GTTCTCTGTGACATCTTGAAAACAGGAGGCCTTCCCGGAAGAAATGTTGGACCACAACCACACATATATTTTGCAAATGATGACCTTGAATACCAG ACTAAATTTCCTTCTGAACGTCTTGGAATGGGAGCTTTCCGGATTGCATTAGAATCCATCTTCAATAG GATCCACCCTCAATCCTTGGAGTATACCAGTTTTGGCAAACCACATCCATCTGTATTCAAGAATGCAGAAATTCTGTTAGAGAAACTTGTGGCGTCACTTTATGATGATTTCTATGATATAAATCATGATAACActtcatattttaaaacacTTTACATGATTGGAGATAATCCTGCAGTTGATATCAAAGGTGCACGACAG ACTGGGCATCCTTGGTTTTCTATTCTCACCAGAACTGGGGTtttcaaggggaaggaaaatCATGACAAATTTTCAGCAGATCTG GTGGTTGACACTGTAGAAGAAGCAGTGGACTACATATTGACAAAGGAATGCGCTTCATAG
- the LOC100810614 gene encoding probable serine/threonine-protein kinase PBL5, with amino-acid sequence MGCFRCTGKSSKKTNNINHAEKHTPADKVKVNSNLNGKKEDNNPKPDQLSLDVKYLNLKEVSNEGKVNGYRAQTFTFAELAAATGNFRLDCFLGEGGFGKVYKGRIDKINQVVAIKQLDPHGLQGIREFVVEVLTLSLADHPNLVKLIGFCAEGEQRLLVYEYMSLGSLENRLHDLPRGRKPIDWNSRMKIAAGAARGLEYLHNKMKPPVIYRDLKCSNILLGEGYHSKLSDFGLAKVGPSGDKTHVSTRVMGTYGYCAPDYAMTGQLTFKSDIYSFGVVLLEIITGRKAIDNTKPAKEQNLVSWAKSLFKNRKRFCEMVDPLLEGQYPMRGLYQALAIAAMCVQEQPSMRPETTDVVTALDYLASQKYDPQIHPVQNCRKGLSFPRERSSGHRRTVSNDSDPRARSDGHRRTVCNGSETRARSNCHKRTVSISNGHSSSSETESSRKGLSSPRVRSDGHRHFVSNGSETDSSGD; translated from the exons ATGGGTTGCTTTCGTTGCACCGGCAAATCAAGCAAAAAAACCAACAACATTAATCACGCCGAGAAGCACACTCCTGCTG ATAAGGTCAAAGTTAATTCGAATTTGAATGgtaaaaaagaagataataatCCTAAGCCTGATCAGCTATCTCTGGACGTGaagtatttgaatttaaaagagGTTTCCAATGAAGGAAAAGTTAATGGTTACCGGGCACAGACATTTACTTTTGCTGAGCTTGCAGCTGCAACAGGGAATTTCAGGTTAGATTGCTTTCTGGGTGAAGGAGGGTTTGGCAAGGTTTATAAGGGGCGCATAGACAAAATAAATCAG GTTGTAGCAATAAAGCAACTAGACCCTCATGGGCTTCAAGGAATTAGAGAATTTGTTGTTGAAGTGTTGACATTGAGTTTGGCAGACCACCCTAATTTGGTCAAGTTAATTGGTTTTTGTGCTGAGGGAGAGCAGAGGCTATTGGTTTATGAGTACATGTCATTGGGATCTTTGGAGAATCGTTTGCACG ATCTTCCGCGTGGTAGAAAACCGATTGATTGGAATTCAAGAATGAAAATAGCAGCTGGTGCAGCTAGAGGTTTAGAGTATTTGCATAATAAAATGAAACCTCCTGTCATATACCGGGATCTGAAATGCTCCAATATTCTGTTAGGCGAAGGATATCATTCGAAGTTATCTGATTTTGGCTTGGCAAAAGTAGGACCAAGTGGTGATAAAACCCATGTTTCGACAAGAGTTATGGGAACATATGGATATTGTGCCCCAGACTATGCAATGACGGGTCAATTGACGTTCAAGTCTGATATTTATAGCTTTGGAGTTGTTCTTTTGGAGATCATCACAGGCAGGAAGGCGATCGACAATACAAAGCCTGCTAAAGAACAAAATCTAGTTTCATGG GCAAAGTCTTTATTCAAAAACCGTAAAAGATTCTGTGAGATGGTTGACCCATTGCTTGAAGGTCAGTATCCAATGAGAGGTTTGTACCAAGCTCTTGCTATTGCTGCCATGTGTGTTCAAGAACAGCCTAGTATGCGGCCTGAAACAACCGATGTGGTTACAGCTCTAGATTACCTTGCATCCCAGAAATACGATCCCCAAATTCATCCAGTACAAAACTGTAGAAAAGGTTTATCTTTTCCAAGAGAAAGAAGCAGTGGCCATAGACGTACTGTTAGTAATGATTCTGATCCAAGAGCAAGAAGCGATGGTCATAGACGAACTGTTTGTAATGGTTCTGAGACAAGAGCAAGAAGCAATTGTCATAAACGAACTGTTAGTATTAGTAATGGTCATAGTAGTAGTTCTGAGACAGAAAGCTCTAGAAAAGGTCTATCTTCTCCAAGGGTGAGAAGTGATGGTCACAGACATTTTGTTAGCAATGGTTCTGAGACAGACAGTTCTGGAGATTAG
- the LOC100807405 gene encoding uncharacterized protein YKR070W isoform X2 encodes MSFQLLTKARKRTVFSYLLSRAFSHRSERPTFGIAFDIDGVLLLGNSPVGGSPGALKRLYDADGKLKIPYVFLTNGGGYPEAKRAFELSKLLGINVTPSQVLQGHSPFKQLVKRFENDLIVAVGKGEPAAVMTEYGFRYVLSIDEYASCFENIDPLAPYKKWTTKLAVTQNAKFNESVPRNDVFSKRVQAAFVVSDPVDWSRDIQVLCDILKTGGLPGRNVGPQPHIYFANDDLEYQTKFPSERLGMGAFRIALESIFNRIHPQSLEYTSFGKPHPSVFKNAEILLEKLVASLYDDFYDINHDNTSYFKTLYMIGDNPAVDIKGARQTGHPWFSILTRTGVFKGKENHDKFSADLVVDTVEEAVDYILTKECAS; translated from the exons ATGAGCTTCCAACTCTTAACCAAGGCGAGAAAGCGAACTGTGTTTTCATATCTACTCTCACGCGCATTCTCTCACCGATCGGAACG GCCTACATTTGGCATCGCTTTCGACATCGACGGTGTCCTTTTGCTCGGAAACTCCCCCGTCGGTGGCTCTCCCGGAGCACTGAAAAGATTATACGACGCCGATG GTAAATTGAAAATCCCTTACGTTTTCCTCACTAATG GTGGTGGCTATCCTGAAGCTAAAAGAGCTTTTGAACTAAGTAAACTGTTGGGTATAAATGTCACACCTTCGCAG GTTTTACAGGGCCATTCTCCATTTAAACAATTGGTCAAGAG ATTTGAGAACGATCTCATTGTTGCTGTGGGAAAAGGGGAACCTGCAGCTGTGATGACAGAATATGGTTTTAG ATATGTTCTTTCAATTGATGAATATGCCTCATGCTTTGAAAACATTGATCCACTGGCTCCATACAAGAAATGGACAACCAAGCTGGCTGTTACACAGAATGCAAAGTTCAATGAGAGTGTTCCAAGGAATGATGTCTTCTCTAAAAGGGTTCAAGCAGCATTTGTAGTTAGTGACCCTGTTGATTGGAGCAGGGACATTCAG GTTCTCTGTGACATCTTGAAAACAGGAGGCCTTCCCGGAAGAAATGTTGGACCACAACCACACATATATTTTGCAAATGATGACCTTGAATACCAG ACTAAATTTCCTTCTGAACGTCTTGGAATGGGAGCTTTCCGGATTGCATTAGAATCCATCTTCAATAG GATCCACCCTCAATCCTTGGAGTATACCAGTTTTGGCAAACCACATCCATCTGTATTCAAGAATGCAGAAATTCTGTTAGAGAAACTTGTGGCGTCACTTTATGATGATTTCTATGATATAAATCATGATAACActtcatattttaaaacacTTTACATGATTGGAGATAATCCTGCAGTTGATATCAAAGGTGCACGACAG ACTGGGCATCCTTGGTTTTCTATTCTCACCAGAACTGGGGTtttcaaggggaaggaaaatCATGACAAATTTTCAGCAGATCTG GTGGTTGACACTGTAGAAGAAGCAGTGGACTACATATTGACAAAGGAATGCGCTTCATAG
- the LOC100778156 gene encoding uncharacterized protein, with the protein MLHTSSKSIITWLILITIVLYTLYSSNIILFNNDQQDCSISTANLNEAIQENLQVSSTYNNTSSKTIATDDESVEKKKSLVEKRPRPREDEDDEDEGEEKNKEEEENKSPVVVRLTPKQMSERQDTELKHVVFGIAGSSNLWHIRKEYIKIWWRPKKTRGVVWLDQKVRTQSNEGLPDIHISGDTSKFRYTNRQGQRSALRISRVVTETLKLGMKDVRWFVMGDDDTVFMVDNVVRILSKYDHRHFYYIGSSSESHVQNIHFSYAMAYGGGGFAISYPLAQELAKMQDRCIQRYPALYGSDDRIQACMAELGVPLTREPGFHQYDVYGDLLGLLGAHPVSPLVSLHHLDVVQPIFPRMTRVRALRHLMESVNQDSGSIMQQSICYDKHSFWSISVSWGYVVQILRGVLSPRELEMPSRTFLNWYRRADYTAYAFNTRPVAKHPCQKPFVYYMNNTHYDSTTKQVVGVYSRDKSKSPFCRWRMNSPEKITSVVVTKKPDPLRWKKSPRRDCCRLLSSRKSANTLYIWVGNCQEGEVTEL; encoded by the exons ATGCTCCACACAAGCTCCAAAAGCATCATCACTTGGTTGATTCTAATCACCATTGTACTCTACACCCTTTATTCTTCGAACATTATCCTCTTCAACAATGACCAACAAGATTGTTCCATTTCCACCGCCAACTTAAACGAGGCCATCCAAGAAAACCTTCAGGTAAGTAGTACTTACAACAACACATCCTCAAAGACTATAGCCACCGATGATGAAagtgttgaaaagaaaaaatcattagtAGAGAAACGACCAAGACCAAGAGAGGATGAAGACGATGAGGacgaaggagaagaaaaaaacaaagaagaagaagaaaacaaatctcCCGTGGTAGTTAGATTAACACCCAAGCAAATGTCTGAGAGACAAGACACTGAGctaaagcatgttgtttttggGATAGCTGGTTCATCGAACCTATGGCACATTAGAAAAGAGTACATTAAGATATGGTGGAGGCCTAAGAAAACTAGAGGGGTAGTGTGGTTGGATCAAAAAGTGAGGACTCAAAGCAACGAAGGGTTACCCGATATTCATATCTCGGGGGACACTTCAAAGTTTAGGTATACTAATCGTCAAGGGCAAAGATCCGCGTTAAGGATATCAAGGGTTGTGACAGAGACATTGAAGCTTGGGATGAAAGATGTGAGATGGTTCGTGATGGGGGATGATGACACAGTGTTTATGGTTGATAATGTGGTTAGAATTCTTTCCAAATATGACCATAGACACTTTTATTATATTGGAAGCTCATCCGAAAGCCATGTTCAAAACATTCATTTCTCATATGCCATGGCATATGGTGGAGGAGGATTTGCCATAAGCTACCCTTTGGCCCAGGAACTTGCAAAGATGCAAGATCGTTGCATTCAGCGGTACCCTGCTTTGTATGGTAGTGATGATAGAATTCAAGCTTGCATGGCTGAGCTTGGGGTGCCACTCACTAGAGAACCCGGCTTTCACCAG TATGATGTATATGGAGACCTACTAGGCCTTCTAGGGGCACATCCAGTGTCTCCACTTGTGTCACTTCACCACCTTGATGTAGTGCAACCAATATTCCCAAGGATGACAAGAGTAAGAGCCCTGCGACACCTAATGGAGTCTGTGAATCAGGACTCAGGCAGCATAATGCAACAATCAATATGCTACGACAAACACAGTTTTTGGTCAATATCTGTTTCATGGGGCTACGTAGTTCAAATCTTGAGGGGGGTGTTGTCCCCTAGAGAATTGGAGATGCCATCAAGAACCTTTCTCAATTGGTACAGAAGAGCTGATTACACtgcatatgcattcaacacaAGACCTGTtgctaaacacccttgtcagAAGCCCTTTGTTTACTATATGAACAATACTCATTATGACTCCACCACAAAACAAGTTGTTGGTGTTTACTCTCGTGACAAATCCAAATCCCCTTTCTGTCGGTGGAGAATGAATTCACCAGAGAAAATCACCTCTGTTGTAGTTACAAAAAAACCAGATCCATTGCGCTGGAAAAAG TCACCGAGGAGGGATTGTTGTAGACTATTGTCATCACGTAAGAGCGCAAATACTCTATACATTTGGGTGGGTAATTGTCAAGAGGGTGAAGTTACTGAATTATAG